Part of the Juglans regia cultivar Chandler chromosome 14, Walnut 2.0, whole genome shotgun sequence genome, AGTTTCATGTATTTAAGAACTGAGTTATTACGATGGAGTTATACGTGCTGAAATTGTCATTCGGGTTATGGATTTTTCGTTAGTGGAAGTTAGACTTGTTCTTGTTTGGGATTAGTTCGTAGAGTTAGTTGTGGTGTTTGTTTGGTTATTAACACTTagggcccgtttggatacagaggtgagatgaaatcatctcatctcatctaatttcaactaataatctcactattattcataaattatttcaattcatctcattttatctcactatccaaacagaccTTTAGTGAATATTTTTTGATCTAGGTGGCGAGACTATTAGAGGTCGGACTTAAGacttagataatacgctgcaagagtcaggtaagcagggttcctgtgctaaactttgcataaaaagaaatggacCGATATTGATTTATGAAAGTATGCacgttttgttatgaaaagaaacttGAAACAACCTCGATTATTTTTTTGATCGGAATAAACAACCTCGATTATTTgatctgcattactcatgaaatatgtATAAAAGAGAGAAGTATTTTCTATTATGaatggtgtagacatgagcaaatttttgacattctgttttcaGTGGTATAGAAAGAGAGAatttgaaatctgaaaatttgtgcacgattatgtgaagatgatatgattctgttcaatactctgttttgatttgatgtggcatctgtaaatttttggcatgatattttgattttgtatatggCTATGTTTTTGCTCTGCtttgaccttaccacgggtgtaaaactgtggtccctgtttgggttggtatcaatttctttgtttgatttgaggtactaggaagtaactctccgaccccaTTCGGGTGCGGGGCATTACAAAATGAAGACATAGCCTAGTTTGTTAAAATACCCCCACCCCCCTCTCGCTCTCATCCATACTCGTGAGCATAAAGTTCTTTAGACTTTAGTGATGCAATACGAAGCTTAGGGTTGCATCAGGGTAGGTCTTAGTTTCAAATCTTCCTGAATAACAAAATGGGTTGCGGAAGTGGAAGTGGTTCCTAACTAGCTATCTTTGAAAAGGAGTTAGCAATAAAGCAGCTGTAGCTTGTAGGGTAGAGTCCACTTGCAAAGGCGATTGAATATCTTTTCCACCAACTGTGTTTGTACGTGGTGATCACACAGTACACAAAGTCTTATACCCATGTATGAAGCATTTGAGTTTTTAAGGTTTTTTATTGTGTTCTCTTTTATTCATCCTATATAACgctttttttgtgtatttcaaTTGCTTTTTATGTATTACTAGGGGCCATCcaagaattgtttttttttataagtaggggCCATCCAAGAATTAAGTGGGACAATGTTATCCAATtaatgcaaagaaaaaatatgtactttttttgGAAATGAAAAACATGAAACAATCTTATGTGTGAATTGGTTGGGCCTAGGTTGGCGACTGATTCAAATGTGAATGTTGACAGTTCATGCAATGGTTGTAATTTAGGAAATATAGGTTGTTTGTGATAATACAATGAAAGGAATGCAAGGGGGTGAGATGTTGCTGGGgtatcatttttgtcattttttgttattttgttagaaTGTTCTCGGCATTGTTAGAGGaatgtttatttgtttaaatgatgtttggagATAGCTTAAATCAATAACTAAACCCAGGTTAGTAAGTGATCTTGCATTGTTTTGGAGAAGAATGTTAAGAAAGTGAATATAAAGCCTCAAAAgcatacttatataaaaaaaaaataaagcctcAAAAGCATAATTACCCCCGATCCTATCATACTAttcaaattcacaaactaacCCATGATGCAGATTTCCTACGTACAAACTGAGGAGTAGAGACTCAGCAGCACCAAGAAACAATGTTAGCAATAGAGAGAGCAATTCGAAGAATCCACACTGCTGTGGATGCTCCACGCCTCACTAGATTTGCTCTTCATGCTCCTAAATGTGTAAGCTTTTTCTCTTGGTGTCCCTTTTTCTTGgtccattttttttctaattccaTATTGTGGTTCACGTGTTTCAATATTGTTTTACgcacaatttaattttaattttattatttattgacaTGCCACACACACATTGTGATTGTTCAGTTATAACTAAAGTATATATTCAAACTTTAACTgatttttataactaaagtCTACATGAGAAGTTTTAAGGTTACAGCAGATTCTACTGATGATTTGTGACTTTCATTTCTAGTGGCAAAAACAGGGTAGAGTTTCTGTGGACAAAAATATAACTGCGTCAGTTTTATCTGTTACAGCAAATCCTGTTTGATGTTCAGTTATTATTTTCCAGTTCGTGTGGTTTTAAAACTGTTGTGAAATTCTCCCGGTTGGTCCCGATTGATAGATACTGCAGttggtgttttgttttttgctttcgAGGAGTTACTGGATTTAaagaattttcaataaaaaaatgaaatattataaaatttttaattacgGACATACTTCAATGCTAGGTATCACTCTCTTGAATGATGAattagcagttttttttttttttttttcttttaatgttggggaacctctccaaggcagggcccttcggacccacccctacAGAGTTAAAAAAGAATTCTAGATTTTATAAGATGATGTGGGAAGTTTGATAATATCTGGAGTGCTAGGCTAGGATGGCTATGCTAAATTCTCTGATGTGTTGAGGCTCGTGATGAATTATGTTACTTTCCGTTATTTAAGTTTCTGAACCTTTATTTCAGGTAGAGGTGGGATTTGCTGATGGTAGTGTGTTTAATTTGGCAGCTGAATTTCTAAGAGTTAACAGCCCAGCTGTTGACGGAAAGATCAGGTCTGTTGGGGGTGAAAAGGTGATTGTTAGTACCATCTTCATCTTTATACTTAAATTGTGTTGTTCCTTGACtagtataaaaaatagaatttgtgCTCCTCTACTGGTCTTTCCCTGTATTGGTGGAATTTTCCAAATGAAGTGGCAGTTATAATTTTAccttctcatttaaaatatctgGTGTATTAAAAAATGGGATAAACTACAATGGGTGACATCCATTTGACATGTGGGTCTCATCCATAAAAGTTATATCAAAGTGGAAGTTTCGAGTCAAACGCTCTTTTATGTGGACTATAGAGTTGCTCTAGTTTTGTCCTTGTACTTACGTGCCAACATTTAAGTCCAAGAACAAATATAATTCATACGGTTCCACTAATTCAAACCAAATTTGGAAGatgtctattattttttattttaatggtttTGATCTATAACTAATCTCACCAATATATGTGAATATGGATGAACCCTATCAAGAGCAATGAGGTGCCAAATAATGCGGTTGATGCATTAGTCATGTCAAACTTGCTCTCTTGAAATGCATATCCTGAAGCAAGGCTCCTTTCACTGAGGGAAAGAACCTCACTTAGAAGGtcgttttgatattttcttatGGCTTTGGAGCTAGACATTTATATGCTTTTTGGAGTGCACCACTGCAATGGagttttctttttactttatgCTGATATTTCCACACAGAAACATGGGAAATTTCCAAATGAGCTAATTCTCACATTTTATGTTTCATCCATGAATACTACTTTACCTGAACCAGGTAATATCAGGAAGGCGTCATGTGGGAATCATGTCGGCAGAACCTGTAGGAAACTATGGGGTAAGGTACTTCAAGCTTTGGCATTACTCTCTAAACTTTTTTCTTCAGAGATATATCTGTTAGcatttttttcatgttgatGATGTGATGCTTTGATAATTGGGTGGATGTTTCAGGATTGTCTTCGATGATTTGCATAAAACTGGAATATATCCGTGGGACTATTTCTATCATCTTGGGAGTAACAAGTTTACCCTCATGAAAagttatatcaaaatattaaagaagCATGGACTCAGCCGGGATCCGCCTAGAAGAAAATAGTATACATATGTCAGACAATCCTGTCTTGTTCTTCTATTGATGCCTCCGAGGATCACAAAGTGAACTGACTTCTTATCTCAAACTTGAAGATTTCCATTGCTTCTATCAACCTGGAAAGCGTGGAGCCGGGTCTTGGGACATAGTGGATACGATTTGACTGCTTTGTATATCGATCATAAACACAGATTGATTGCTTGAGACCTTAAAAAGAACGAGTTCAAGAATTCACTAAACATAGTTGGTAACATGAGCTATTTTGTACCTGCAGTGAATTGTGTAAACCAGTTGACAACATgatcgattttcttttttcccctgcAAATAGTGAAGAGTGGCCTCAAGGGAGAGCCTTTATAATATATGCATAGCAGCAGCtttaggttacgtttggatgttgagttgagttgagttgaattgagctctttataaatagtagtgagctGATGTGGTAGAGTATATTTTATGGAGTCcatttaagataagtttagatgtatttggatgttaaaatgaatttagatatatttatgagaatttaaaaaagattgtgggtctcacgtgtaaatatgtgttaagttgaaaaagattgtaggtTATACATGTAAAAAGGTTtgaattgatatgagtttagtggtttaagagttgagtgtttgaatattagacttaatttaaaattagattatacTGAATTGGTCTCAATGTAGTCCtaccaaacggggcctaaagaaagaaaggaagaacaTCAATGTTGATCCCGAAATTTTGCtggtttttctctctctttttatttttcctattgaGATGTGTTCCaaaattattatgtattttcttttcagattttttaaaaatctctaaaaaaaatacattatgcaaggaaaaaagaaacaattatatatgaattatgtttGTGAGTtgcatataatttaaaaatgaagaacaatGCCACGTGTACAAAtcatccaagaaaaaaaaaatggtttctATGTGAAGTGTCGGGGTTGGGTGATGTCTTATCGAGTGGTAAAGCTGTTAGTAACAATACAAGAAGGGGCTAATAATATTCCTAATTTGTTTGATGTGGAATATATAGAAAGGAATAAATGACTGAATTTCGgggcaaaaaatataaaaatcatcgAATATcttaaaactttaatttttttttttatatgttggaTAAGAGCCAATCTCTGTCTCTCtaagttttaattttcataaataaaaattatattaaaccccataaaaatactatttctaatgaaaataagaaaaagggaaagaactGTTGACCGAATCAGTTTAGTCAAATGTCGTACGAAACGAAACGGCACAAAAACAGTTGTATTTTTGAAAAGCGAAATTATCAGCAAAGGtggtggttttcttttttttttttcagctccACTCTCAAGCCGACACGATTTGCCGACACGCTTTCCGAttgtaaagataaaaataaaaaacccaaatTTCGCTTATCACTAAAGAAACCAACGCCGATCCTGAAGTTCGGATTCTCCGAAACTGTTCTAGTCCGATCAGTCTCTCTACTGGTTCGGTTCTTCTGCTCGTGTTCGCTTCTGGTCCTTTTGTTTCCAAGCTTGGGATCTGATGTCTCGGACGACGATTGCGATATTTCGGCACTTGAGTCTTGTACCGGTATTCGGAAATTTTCCGAGTAAGATATTGCATCGATTTCTTAGTTCATAACAACATCGagtcatttattttagtttagaCAAATCAGATTAAGGCAAATCCTTTTATTTGGGgttaattatatgacattgttcagaattttcattttctcagGTTTTAGTAATTGGTCGAGTTTAGCTGTTGAAGAACTTATTTTTCACGCGTTGTTTGGTTTCAGAGAAAATGAGAAGGAAATTAaagtattaaatgttaaaattcTGATTTTCTTGGTACTATTGACTCACTAAATTGTGCTTAACACAATATTTGGTCTGCCTTGGATATTCTCTCTACTCACAGGAATTGAGATATACGTATATAAAggatattttctcttttttttatttcatgtatattgtttattttttaacattttctctGCTTTTGCTTTTCTGGTCAATAAAGCAACTAAATTCTTTGTAATGGCTGGTCAGTGCACTGCATGTAAATACATATTGACTTTTTCGCCTCACCTTACCTTAAAGAATTCTGTTTTGACTGACAAACAGAAAATAATACAGAAACACTTTGTTTCGACGGTACTATGTTGGTGGCAATATTCTGGAAGTCAAGAATCAAGCAGCTTTGAAAATACAGAACTTCAGTATTCCTGCTATGCTTTATTGGTTTATTGAAGAAAGGGAAACAGTTTGTGGATTACATTGCAAAAGAAATATGTAGGCGTATTAGAGTTGAGGTCCTATTTTACATGGTATTTTTGGTTATGGATGTTCAGGATCTTAAAGCCCTATCCAGGGCTGGATGGTTAAAGCCCGCCCCCAACTCTGCCTGTTCTGTTTGAGTTAGAGATTATGAATTACTTATGAATGCATTTACCCACATTTGCAATAATATTATACTTGTAAGAATGATCTGTCTGTTCGTTTGAATGCTCAGAGTAAATgacacagaaaaaaaaaaaagtaaggttaTTTTAAGTCATTCACCGAATTGAAATGATGATATAAATGATGTATGCCTATGAACGAATTCAATAGTCAGACCCTGACTAAAGTGCAAGTGCCGCTGGGAGCACGCTGATAATGAACAAGGGTATATGCTAAGTCATAATTCTGCAGTCGACGA contains:
- the LOC109012788 gene encoding uncharacterized protein LOC109012788 isoform X2, producing the protein MLAIERAIRRIHTAVDAPRLTRFALHAPKCVEVGFADGSVFNLAAEFLRVNSPAVDGKIRSVGGEKVISGRRHVGIMSAEPVGNYGDCLR
- the LOC109012788 gene encoding uncharacterized protein LOC109012788 isoform X1, producing the protein MLAIERAIRRIHTAVDAPRLTRFALHAPKCVEVGFADGSVFNLAAEFLRVNSPAVDGKIRSVGGEKVISGRRHVGIMSAEPVGNYGVRIVFDDLHKTGIYPWDYFYHLGSNKFTLMKSYIKILKKHGLSRDPPRRK